The genomic window GTGCGCGCGCCGAGCAGGTGCGACACGAGTGCCGCGAGCCGGTCGTTGTCGCCGTAACGGATCTCGTCGTCGGCGATCGTGTCGTTCTCGTTGACGATCGGAAGCACGCCGAGCTCGAGCAATCGGCGCAACGTCTCGCGCGCGTGCAGGTACTGACTCCGCGAGAAGAAGTCCATCGGGGTGAGCAGCACCTGGCCGGCGACGATGCGGTGCGGCTCGAGCAGCGAGGCGACGCGCGCGTAGAGCAACGGCTGCCCAACCGCCGCGATCGCCTGCAACGTGCCCGTGTCGGTCGGACGGCGCGTGAAGCCGAGCGCGGGCAGTCCCGTCGCGACCGCGCCGGACATGACCACGACGATCTGATGCCCTTCCGCGCGCGCGACCGCGATGTCGGCGCAGAGCTTCGCGAGCGCGACGTCGTCGATCTCGCCGTCGGCGCGCGTCACCGACGACGTGCCGATCTTCACGACCGAGAGTCCTGTCGCCATCAGTCGCCTTCGTACTCGAGCTCGGTGCCGCCGATACGCACGACGTCGCCGTCGCGCGCGCCGGCGCGCGCGAGCGCGCGGTCGACGCCGATGCGTTGCAGCCGCTGTTGCACGTACACGAGCGCGTCGGGATCCGCGATGTCCGACACCGCGACCGCGCGCTCCGCGATCTTCCCGTGCACGCGCCATGCGTTGTCGCCCTCGCGCTCGATCGAGATCCCTTCTTCGCGCGGCCGCAGGATGACGACGGGATCGGGCGCGTCGGCTTCCGCGCGCGCGTCGTCGATCAGCGCGGCGACGCGGCCGAGCACCTCGTCGAGTCCGTCCCGCGTCGCGGCCGACACCCGCAGGCCGTCGTACGGCTCGGTCGCGACGTCGGCCTTGCTGCCGACGACGAGCCGGGGCCGGTCGAGCAGCTCGGGCAGGTAACGGCCGAGCTCACCGAGCAGGATCGCCTGCTGCTCCGCGGGCGTCGGTCCCGCGACCGGCGCGAGGTCGAGCAAGAGCACGAGCACCCGCGCCCGCTCGATGTGGCGGAGGAACTGGTGGCCGAGCCCGCGGCCTTCGGCCGCGCCCTCGACGAGCCCCGGGATGTCGGCCAGCACGAACTCGTGCTCGTGGAACCGAACGACGCCGAGGTTCGGGACCAGGGTGGTGAACGGGTAGTCGGCGATCTTCGGCTTCGCCGCGCTCACCGCCGCGATCAAGGTCGACTTCCCGGCGTTCGGCAGGCCGACGAGCGCGGCGTCGGCCATCAACTTCAGCTCGAGCTTCAGCCAGCGCTCCTCGCCGTACTCGCCCTGCTGGGCGAACGCCGGCGCCCGCCGCGCGTTCGACAGGAACCGCGCGTTGCCCTGACCGCCGCGGCCGGCGCTCGCTGCGAGCCAACGGTCGCCGTGGCGGAGGAGGTCGGCGAGGAGACTGCCGTCTCGGCCCCGGACGACCGTCCCTTCGGGAACATCGACGACGAGGTCGGAGCCGCCGGCGCCGTGACGCTTGTCGCCCTTGCCATGGGTGCCCGACGTCGCCCGGCGGTGCGGGTGGTCCCGGAAGGCGAGCAGCGAAGCGACGTTGCGGTTCGCCCGCAGCCAGACGTCGCCGCCCTTGCCGCCGTCGCCACCGTCGGGCCCGCCCTTGGGCGTGTGCGACTCCCGGCGGAACGAGACCGCGCCGGCGCCGCCGTCACCGGCACGCACGTTGATCTGGGCCTCGTCGACAAAGTTGGACATCGCCGCCACAGGATACGGAGCGGGTCGGTCGACACCCCGGAAGCAGGGGCGCCTGGGCGGCGCGAGCACACGACCACGTGCGCTCCCACCCCGCTGCACGAGCGGCGAGCGCCCGCGGGACGGGTATCCCGGCCCGCAGCGAGCGCGACCAAACGCACCGAGCGCCGAGCGCCCGCGGGACGGGTATCCCGGCCCGCAGCGAGCGCGACCAAGAGCACCGAGCGGCGAGCGCCCGCGGGACGGGTATCCCGGCCCGCAGCGAGCGCGACCAAGAGCACCGAGCGGCGAGCGCAGCGAGTGCGACCAGAAAGCGTAGAATTTCTCTTCCCCCACGGGGAGTCGTGCGTGACCGAGCAGCAGGTCTGGGACCCGGAAATCAACAGCGAGCAGGCCTATCTCGACGCGGCGTACGCGCGGCTCGAGTCCATGCGCGGTGCCGCCCGCCAGGTCCAGGACGCCTACTCCGACGTGCGCGCGGGCGGCACCCACCAGGCCCGACTCGAGCGCGACATCGCCCACAACATCACGCAGCGTCGCCTCGCGGACCTCGAGATCGGCGAGACACCGCTGGCCTTCGGCCGCCTCGACCTCGAGTCCGGTGATCCGTACTACATCGGCCGCCTCGCGGTCGAGGACGCCGACCACTCGCCGCTCGTCATCGACTGGCGCGCGCCCGTCGCCGAGCCCTTCTACCGCGCGACCGCGGTCGCGCCGATGGGCGTCGTGCGGCGGCGCCACTTCATCACCCGCCACGGGCGCGAGATCATCGCGCTCGACGACGAGGTGTTCGACCGCGACGCGAGCGAGTCTGCGGGCCTGCAGGTCAGCGGCGAGGGCGCGCTGCTCGGCGCGCTCGAACGCGATCGCACCGGTCGCATGGGCGACATCGTCGCGACGATTCAGTTCGAGCAGGA from Acidimicrobiia bacterium includes these protein-coding regions:
- the obgE gene encoding GTPase ObgE, whose product is MSNFVDEAQINVRAGDGGAGAVSFRRESHTPKGGPDGGDGGKGGDVWLRANRNVASLLAFRDHPHRRATSGTHGKGDKRHGAGGSDLVVDVPEGTVVRGRDGSLLADLLRHGDRWLAASAGRGGQGNARFLSNARRAPAFAQQGEYGEERWLKLELKLMADAALVGLPNAGKSTLIAAVSAAKPKIADYPFTTLVPNLGVVRFHEHEFVLADIPGLVEGAAEGRGLGHQFLRHIERARVLVLLLDLAPVAGPTPAEQQAILLGELGRYLPELLDRPRLVVGSKADVATEPYDGLRVSAATRDGLDEVLGRVAALIDDARAEADAPDPVVILRPREEGISIEREGDNAWRVHGKIAERAVAVSDIADPDALVYVQQRLQRIGVDRALARAGARDGDVVRIGGTELEYEGD